The sequence CTGCCGCCGGAACTGCGTCCGCTCGTGCCGCTGGACGGCGGCCGTTTCGCGACGTCGGACCTGAACGACCTGTACCGCCGCGTGATCAACCGTAACAACCGGTTGAAGCGTCTGCTCGAGCTGAAGGCCCCGGAAATCATCGTTCGCAACGAAAAGCGGATGCTGCAGGAAGCTGTCGACTCGCTGCTCGACAACGGCCGCCGCGGCAAGGCGATGACGGGCGCGAACAAGCGTCCGCTGAAGTCGCTCGCCGACATGATCAAGGGCAAGGGCGGTCGTTTCCGTCAGAACCTGCTGGGCAAGCGCGTCGACTACTCGGGCCGTTCGGTCATCGTGGTCGGCCCGACGCTGAAGCTGCACCAGTGCGGCCTGCCGAAGCTGATGGCGCTCGAGCTGTTCAAGCCGTTCATCTTCAACAAGCTGGAAGTGATGGGGGTAGCTACGACCATCAAGGCTGCGAAGAAGGAAGTCGAGAACCAGACGCCGGTGGTGTGGGACATCCTCGAAGAGGTGATCCGCGAGCACCCGGTGATGCTGAACCGTGCGCCGACGCTGCACCGTCTCGGTATCCAGGCGTTCGAGCCGGTGCTGATCGAAGGCAAGGCGATCCAGCTGCACCCGCTCGTCTGCGCGGCGTTCAACGCCGACTTCGACGGTGACCAGATGGCCGTTCACGTGCCGCTGTCGCTCGAAGCGCAGATGGAAGCGCGCACGCTGATGCTCGCGTCGAACAACGTGCTGTTCCCGGCCAACGGCGATCCGTCGATCGTGCCGTCGCAGGATATCGTGCTGGGTCTGTACTACGCGACCCGCGAAGCGATCAACGCGAAGGGTGAAGGCCTGTCGTTCACCGGCGTGTCGGAAGTGATCCGCGCGTACGAGAACAAGGAAGTCGAGCTCGCGTCGCGCGTCAACGTGCGGATCACCGAAATGGTCCGCAACGAGGACACCTCCGAAGGCGCGCCGCAGTTCGTGCCGAAGATCTCGCTGTACGCGACGACCGTCGGCCGCGCGATCCTGTCGGAAATTCTGCCGGCCGGCCTGCCGTTCTCGGTGCTGAACAAGCCGCTGAAGAAAAAGGAAATCTCGCGCCTGATCAACACGGCGTTCCGCAAGTGCGGCCTGCGCGCGACGGTGGTGTTCGCCGATCAACTGATGCAGTCGGGTTTCCGTCTCGCGACGCGCGCCGGCATTTCGATCTGCGTGGACGACATGCTCGTGCCGCCGCAGAAGGAAACGATCGTCGGCGACGCCGCGAAGAAGGTGAAGGAGTACGACCGCCAGTACATGTCGGGTCTCGTCACCGCGCAGGAACGCTACAACAACGTGGTCGACATCTGGTCGGCGACGTCGGAAGCGGTCGGCAAGGCGATGATGGAGCAGCTGTCGACGGAGCCGGTGACGGACCGCGACGGCAACGCGACGCGCCAGGAGTCGTTCAACTCGATCTACATGATGGCCGACTCGGGCGCCCGGGGTTCGGCGGTGCAGATTCGTCAGCTGGCCGGTATGCGCGGCCTGATGGCGAAGCCGGACGGCTCGATTATCGAGACGCCGATTACCGCGAACTTCCGCGAAGGCCTGAACGTGTTGCAGTACTTCATCTCGACCCACGGTGCACGTAAGGGTCTGGCTGATACGGCACTGAAGACCGCGAACTCGGGTTATCTGACGCGTCGTCTCGTCGACGTGACGCAGGATCTCGTCGTGGTCGAGGACGATTGCGGCACGAGCAACGGCGTCGCGATGAAGGCGCTCGTCGAAGGCGGTGAAGTCGTCGAAGCGCTGCGCGACCGTATCCTCGGCCGCGTCGCCGCGTCGGACGTCGTCAATCCGGAAACGCAGGAAACGCTGTACGAAGCGGGCACGCTGCTCGACGAAACGGCGGTGGAAGACATCGAGCGTCTCGGCATCGACGAAGTGCGCGTGCGCACGGCGCTGACCTGCGAAACGCGCTACGGCCTGTGCGCGTCGTGCTACGGCCGCGATCTCGGCCGCGGCTCGCTCGTGAACGTCGGCGAAGCGGTCGGCGTGATCGCCGCGCAGTCGATCGGCGAACCGGGCACGCAGCTGACGATGCGTACGTTCCACATCGGTGGTGCGGCATCGCGTGCGGCAGTGGCCTCGTCGGTGGAAGCGAAGAGCAACGGCACGGTGCGCTTCACGGCGTCGATGCGCTACGTGACGAACGCGAAGGGCGAGCAGATCGTCATCTCGCGTTCGGGCGAGGCGCTGATCACCGACGACATCGGCCGCGAGCGCGAGCGTCACAAGATCCCGTACGGCGCGACGCTGTTGCAGCTCGACGGCGCGGCGATCAAGGCGGGCACGCAACTCGCGACGTGGGACCCGTTGACGCGCCCGATCATCACCGAGTACGGCGGTACGGTGAAGTTCGAAAACGTCGAGGAAGGCGTGACGGTCGCGAAGCAGATCGACGACGTGACCGGCCTGTCGACCCTCGTCGTGATCGACGTGAAGCGCCGCGGCTCGCAGGCTGCGAAGAGCGTGCGTCCGCAGGTGAAGCTGCTCGACGCGAACGGCGACGAAGTGAAGATCCCGGGCACGGAGCACTCGGTGCAGATCGGCTTCCAGGTCGGCGCGCTGATCACCGTGAAGGACGGTCAGCAGGTGCAGGTCGGTGAAGTGCTCGCACGTATCCCGACCGAATCGCAGAAGACCCGTGACATTACCGGTGGTCTGCCGCGAGTCGCCGAGCTGTTCGAAGCGCGTTCGCCGAAGGATGCGGGCATCCTCGCGGAAGTCACCGGCACGGTGTCGTTCGGCAAGGACACGAAGGGCAAGCAGCGTCTCGTCATCACGGACCTCGAGGGCAGCCAGCACGAGTTCCTGATCGCAAAGGAAAAGCAGGTGCTCGTCCACGACGGTCAGGTCGTCAACAAGGGCGAAATGATCGTGGACGGCCCGGCCGATCCGCACGACATCCTGCGCCTGCAGGGTATCGAGGCGCTGTCGCGCTACATCGTCGACGAAGTGCAGGACGTGTACCGTCTGCAGGGTGTGAAGATCAACGACAAGCACATCGAAGTGATCGTGCGTCAGATGCTGCGCCGTGTGCAGATCGTGGACAACGGCGACACGCGCTTCATCCCCGGCGAGCAGGTCGAGCGTTCGGACATGCTGGACGAGAACGATCGCATGATCGCCGAGGACAAGCGCCCGGCAACGTACGACAACATCCTGTTGGGTATCACGAAGGCGTCGCTGTCGACCGACTCGTTCATCTCCGCGGCATCGTTCCAGGAAACGACCCGCGTGCTGACGGAAGCGGCGATCATGGGCAAGCGCGACGATCTGCGCGGTCTGAAGGAAAACGTGATCGTCGGCCGTCTGATTCCGGCCGGTACCGGCCTCGCGTTCCACAAGGCGCGCAAGGCGAAGGAGCTGTCTGATCGCGAGCGTTTCGACCAGATCGCAGCGGAAGAAGCGTTCGAGTTCGGCACGCCGGCGGCGCCCGCCGAAGAGCCGCAACACCCGGCGGAGTGAGCGAGGCGGCGCGAGCCGCTTTGCCAGCCTGCTGATGAAGCCGCCCGGTTTCGACCGGGCGGCTTTTTTTATGCGCGAACCGTGCGGCGGCGAGTCGGCCGAACGGACAACGTGTGACCGCCGTCCTCCTTTCGCCGCGGGGACGTTGGTAAAATCCCACCCACCGGCTCTTTTCGCTGTCCATCATCCGATCCATGTCCCGCGCGCTCGAAATTCTCAACGAAGTCTTTGGCTACCCCGCCTTCCGCGGTCAACAGGGCGAGATCGTCGAGCACGTTGCGGCGGGCGGCGACTGTCTCGTGCTGATGCCGACGGGCGGCGGCAAGTCGCTCTGCTATCAGATTCCGGCGCTCGTGCGCAGCGAGTCGGGCCGCGGCGCGGGCATCGTCGTGTCGCCGCTGATCGCGCTGATGCAGGATCAGGTCGCCGCGCTGTCCGAAGTCGGCGTGCGCGCCGCGTATCTGAATTCGACGCTCTCCGGCGCCGAAGCGGCCGCGACCGAGCGCGCGCTGCGCGACGGCGACATCGATCTGCTCTACGTCGCGCCCGAGCGTCTGATGACGCCGCGCTTCCTCGATCTGCTCGAGCGCGCGCGCATCGG comes from Burkholderia savannae and encodes:
- the rpoC gene encoding DNA-directed RNA polymerase subunit beta', which produces MKALLDLFKQVQQEEVFDAIKIGLASPDKIRSWSFGEVKKPETINYRTFKPERDGLFCAKIFGPIKDYECLCGKYKRLKHRGVICEKCGVEVTLAKVRRERMGHIELASPVAHIWFLKSLPSRLGMVLDMTLRDIERVLYFEAYVVIEPGMTPLKARQIMTEEDYYNKVEEYGDEFRAEMGAEGVRELLRAINIDEQVETLRTELKNTGSEAKIKKYAKRLKVLEAFQRSGIKPEWMILEVLPVLPPELRPLVPLDGGRFATSDLNDLYRRVINRNNRLKRLLELKAPEIIVRNEKRMLQEAVDSLLDNGRRGKAMTGANKRPLKSLADMIKGKGGRFRQNLLGKRVDYSGRSVIVVGPTLKLHQCGLPKLMALELFKPFIFNKLEVMGVATTIKAAKKEVENQTPVVWDILEEVIREHPVMLNRAPTLHRLGIQAFEPVLIEGKAIQLHPLVCAAFNADFDGDQMAVHVPLSLEAQMEARTLMLASNNVLFPANGDPSIVPSQDIVLGLYYATREAINAKGEGLSFTGVSEVIRAYENKEVELASRVNVRITEMVRNEDTSEGAPQFVPKISLYATTVGRAILSEILPAGLPFSVLNKPLKKKEISRLINTAFRKCGLRATVVFADQLMQSGFRLATRAGISICVDDMLVPPQKETIVGDAAKKVKEYDRQYMSGLVTAQERYNNVVDIWSATSEAVGKAMMEQLSTEPVTDRDGNATRQESFNSIYMMADSGARGSAVQIRQLAGMRGLMAKPDGSIIETPITANFREGLNVLQYFISTHGARKGLADTALKTANSGYLTRRLVDVTQDLVVVEDDCGTSNGVAMKALVEGGEVVEALRDRILGRVAASDVVNPETQETLYEAGTLLDETAVEDIERLGIDEVRVRTALTCETRYGLCASCYGRDLGRGSLVNVGEAVGVIAAQSIGEPGTQLTMRTFHIGGAASRAAVASSVEAKSNGTVRFTASMRYVTNAKGEQIVISRSGEALITDDIGRERERHKIPYGATLLQLDGAAIKAGTQLATWDPLTRPIITEYGGTVKFENVEEGVTVAKQIDDVTGLSTLVVIDVKRRGSQAAKSVRPQVKLLDANGDEVKIPGTEHSVQIGFQVGALITVKDGQQVQVGEVLARIPTESQKTRDITGGLPRVAELFEARSPKDAGILAEVTGTVSFGKDTKGKQRLVITDLEGSQHEFLIAKEKQVLVHDGQVVNKGEMIVDGPADPHDILRLQGIEALSRYIVDEVQDVYRLQGVKINDKHIEVIVRQMLRRVQIVDNGDTRFIPGEQVERSDMLDENDRMIAEDKRPATYDNILLGITKASLSTDSFISAASFQETTRVLTEAAIMGKRDDLRGLKENVIVGRLIPAGTGLAFHKARKAKELSDRERFDQIAAEEAFEFGTPAAPAEEPQHPAE